A window of Streptomyces broussonetiae genomic DNA:
CTCCTCGACCTCGACGACGTCATCGAGCCGTACGACACACCTCATGGCGCAGCCGACGCGGTAACGAGCCAGGTCCTGCTGGAACAGGCAACCGTGCGTGACATCGTGGGCCTTGACCCGGTGGTGGCCCTCGGCGGTGCACGACACATCAGCCTCGTGCGCTCCGTCTGGCCGCACGTCCACACGCCGTTGGCCGGAACACGCGGCATGGGTGAGCAAATGGCCCGGCTTGCAGCATTGCGCGAAGGACGGGGACTGCCTCTGACATGACGCTTCGTGCGGCGGCCGCGAGGCCTCGCCGGCATGTGTCGAGGCGCATGGCCCTATGGGGACTGCGGAGCGTTCCATGAAGTGACGGTCGTACGTGGTGTGGTGGTACCACAGTGCGACGTCGTGAAGCTGATGGTGGAGGCGGTACCGACCTCTTGCTCCTCAGGGCATCCTCGGGTGTAAGCAGATCCCGGGGTCGGCGACCGTCGGCCCGGGATCCCGTGAAGCGGTAATGCAGGAGCGAGCGGTCATGCAGGCCATCCGTCGACTGCTACCAGGTCTGCTGGCTGGCTCGTACGAGGACCTCGTTGACGGCGACCCGGCCGTCCCGGGTGAGGATGTAGGACACGGTGTCGGCGATGTCCTCGGGGCGCAGCAGTTCCACGCCCTGGATCTGACGCTCGATGGCCTGCCGCACGCCATCGCGGAGATGGGTGCTCAGCTCGGTGTCCACCGTGCCGGGCTCGACCACGCTCACTCGCACGTGCTTCTGCATGACCTCCTGCCGCAGGGCCTCGGTGAATCCGTTGACGCCGAACTTCGTCAGGTTGTAAACAGCCGTGCCGGGCCGTGCGACCCGGCCGGCCGTAGAGCTGATGTTGACCAGGTCCGCCACGCCTCGCGGCAAGTCCTCCCCAGCGCGCAGGAGATGCGGCAACGCGGCGTGAGTAATGTAGAGCAGGCCCTGGACGTTGGCCTCGAGCATCTGCTCCCACTCTCCGAGCGGCGAGCCGCAGGAAGTCGCCTCGTACTTCACCGAGGACGCTGTCTTCCAGGGGCTTCATCCCTACGCCGTCGGCCGTCAGGGGGTCACCGCGTACTACGATTCCCAGCCTCTCGACCTAACGGCGGAGTATCGGGCACTGGAAGCACGGCAGTTGGCCGAGGGTGTCCTGCTCGGCTACCTGGGCGTCGACTTCTCCTTCACCGACCGGCCGACCCTCGAGGTCACCCTCAGCGTGGTCCTCAGGCGTGTCGCCGATGAGTGGCTCATCACCCACTATCAGATGTCGAAGCTGAATTGACGAGCGGAGGCTGCGGTGGGACCTGCCCTGCCCGATCCCGGCCCCACACGGCCGGCGTCTCGCGGGCATGCGCCGGGTCACCGCGCTGGGGACCGGCGGCCCCGCTCCGGGCGGAGGCGCAGGCCTGCCGTCCAGACATGCTGCGTGGGAGCGTCGGATGTACGGTCGATTTACGGCGTAGGTGCGGACCTCTCAGCCAGCGAACGAGCCGGTGTCCCGTACACGCCCGGGAGTGCCCATGGCGCAGCAAGCGAACATCGCCGCACAGACCGCATTCGCAGAGGCCGTGATCACCGGGCACCTCGACGCCCTCGACGCCCTCGTCGCGCCCGATTCTGTCGATCATGACCCCGCTCCAGGACAGGCCCAGGGACCCGAAGGCTACAAAGCCATGTTCAACGAGCTGCGAGCCGCTTTCCCCGACCTGCACGTCGAGGTGGAACACCTGCTGGCCACCGACGACGAGGTGGCCTTCGCCTACATGATCAGCGGGACGCATCTGGGACCGTTGATGGGACGGTCGGCGACCGGCAAGAAGGTGAGCTACCGCGGCATGCAGATCAGCCGCTTCGACAGCGACGGCAAGCTCGTCGAGCGCTGGGGCAGCAGCGACGAACTCGGCATGCTGCGTCAGCTCGGCCTGGCCGATGCATGACCCATCCGCTGCCTCACTGCCTGCTGGCGCCAGTCGGGCCGGTCGTGATGGACGCAACCGACGACTTGAACCTGGCCGCCGGCGCGGCCAGGACCCGCTGCCGTTTCAGGCTGCGAGCGCCGTGTCCACCAAAAATGGCGGTTCCCGTAGAGGACCATCGCTTCCGGAACGTCCACCTAGCTAGCCGTCCCAGCTGCCTAAATGTGGACAACCGCACCAAGATGCTTCCGGCGCCCCATTAGTGGGGATCTCTTAGGCACCGATACCGCTGCCGCCGTCATGATCTGGCTCCGATCGTGATCAGGACTCCCCAGTCCGGTTGCCGGAGCCCCAGTAGAACGGGCCAGCTGTCGGCGTAACTGTGATGTCCCAGCCGAGCTCGCGAAGCCGTCTTTCCAGCTCTGCTGGCTCATAGGGAACCTTCACGATGCGGTAGGCCGTCCCATCAGGGGTGCGCCGCTGGATGGTGGACGATGCCGGGCCCTCGACGAGTTCCTCAGGCGTTCGGTAGTGGTCATCGACGAAGAACACCCGGCCCTGCGGCGCGAGGGCGGCGGTCACCAGAGACCAGAAGGAGTCGAATCGCCCGGCCGGCACGTGCGAGAGCCAGCATCCCATGAAGACGACGTCATAACGGCGGTCGGGTTCCCAGGCGAACAGGTCAGCCTCGACGAATCTCACCTGGGCGCCATCAGCGACGCGGCTCGCGGCGATCGCGAGCATTTCCGGGGACGCATCGACGGCAGTGACGTCGCTGGCGTGGCGGAGCAGCTGAGAGGTCCAGGTGCCGGGGCCGCAGGCCAGTTCCAGCACGCTGCCCGCCGGCCGGAACACGTCGAGGGCCTCAGCAAGCTCAGCGCCGCCGGGAAGATCGAGGAGCTGGTCAAGGTAGTCCGGGGCAAGGGCACTGTAGTAGGCACACTGATCGGACAGGAGCCGTTCCTGAGCTGATCCGGTGTTCATGGCGCCACTATGGGACTTGCCCCAGGGGCAAGGTCAACCCTCGGAGGGAATGGCTGAGCGCTGTCTCGCCGGTCGTGGTCGGAGAGACAGAGCCTGGGCCGGTGACGAGGGCGCTTGTGCGGCCGGTGCAGTCCGTGAGGGCTCCGGTCGTCAGCACGGCGCCGCCCACGACCAGTGCGTAGCCGTCGACGATCCAGTGCAGTGCGGTGAAGCATTCCGCGGAGCAATGCTCATGACCTGTGGATCGGCCTCGGGTGGGACGCGAAGGGCGTACCTTCCCGAGTGATCGACTTCTGGTCATCGAGCAGGCCGACGTTGCACCGTCGGTCGGGAAGGCACGCCAGTGCTGAGCGTAGTGAATGCCAATGGAACGACCGAGACCGGCTCCCTGATCGACGACATCGTCCGCGAGGGCGCACGGCGGATGCTTGCCGCTGCCCTGGAGGCTGAAGTCAACTCCTACGTAGCCTAGTTGGCCGACCAGCGAGACGAGAACGGGCGCCGCCTGGTGGTCCGCAACGGCTATCACCAGCCCCGCTCGGTGACCACCGCGGCCGGGACGGTCGAGGTGAAGGCCCCGCGCATCAACGACAAGCGCATCGACGAGGCAACCGGCGAGCGCAAGCGGTTCTCCTCGGCGATCCTGCCGCCGTGGTGCCGCAAGTCCCCGAAGATCAGCGAGGTGCTGCCGCGCCTCTACCTCCACGGGCTGTCCAGCGGGGATTTCGTGCCCGCGCTCGAGCACTTCCGCGGCTCCTCGGCCGGCCTGTCACCGGCCACCGTCACTCGGCTGACCGCCCAGTGGCAGGCCGACCACAAGACGTTCAGCGAGCGCGACCTGTCCGCCACGGACTACGTCTACGTCTGGGCCGACGGCATTCACCTGCGGATACGCCTGGAGGAGGCGAAGGCCGCGGTCCTGGTCGTCATGGGCGTGCGCGCGGACGGCACCAAGGAGCTGATCGCGATGGCCGACGGCTACCGTGAGTCATCGGAGTCCTGGGCGAGCCTGATGCGGGACTGCCAGCGGCGTGGCATGCGGGCTCCCGTCCTCGCCGTCAGCGACGGCGCCCTCGGCTTCTGGAACGCGTTGAACGAGGTCTTCCCCGAAACCCGGCACCAAAGATGCTGGGTTCACAAAACGGCCAACTGCCTCGACAGCCTCCCGAAGTCGGCCCAGCCCGCGGCGAAGAAGGCCATCCAGGGCATCTACAACGCCGAGGACAAGGAGCACGCGGCCGCCGCGGTCAAGGCGTTCGCCAAGCAGTACGGGGCAAAGTTCCCCAAGGCCGTCAAGAAGATCGTCGATGACGAGGACGAGCTGCCGGCGTTCTACGACTTCCCCGCCGAGCACTGGATCCACCTCCGGACAACCAACCCCATCGAGTCGACCTTCGCGTCCGTCCGGCTGCGGACCAAGGTAACCAAGGGGGCCGGCTCCCGGGCCGCCGCCCTGGCGATGGTTTCAAGCTCGTCGAGTCCGCACAGGCCCGCTGGCGAGCCGTGAACGCACCCCACCTCGTCGCCCTAGTCCGCGCAGGAGCCCGCTTCGAACGCGGCCAGCTCGTCGAACGAATCCAGGAGGCAGCATGACAGCTGATGACCACACGAGCTTCGACCCCGCGACCACCCTCGATCAGATCAATGCCGCGACCGAGCACCTCATGGAGACGGCGGCCCGATTCACTGACGCCGACGTGCGCGCGCCTTCCCTGTTGCCGGCCTGGTCACGCGGGCATGTGCTGACCCACCTGGCCCGTAATGCCGACGGCGGCCGGAACCTGCTGGTCTGGGCCCGGACCGGACAGGAGACGCCGGAATATCCGAGTCTGGCCGCCCGGGACGAGCAGATCGAGGCAGGAGCGGGCCGCAGTACCGCCGAACTCGTGGCCGACCTGCGTAGTGCCGCCGCCCGGTTCGCCACGGAGTACCGCAGGATGCCGCCCGAGGCGTGGAACCGGGTGGTGCGCTGGACTCGCGGCCAGGAGCGAGCCGCCGTGCGTGCCGCCGACTCCCGGTTGTGCGAGGTGCTGATTCATCAACGTCGACCTGAACGCCGACTACACGCCCGCCCAGTGGCCAACCGGCTTCGTCCGGGACATGCTCGGCCGGGTAGTGGCGTCCTTCACCGCTCGCGGCGACGCTCCCGCGATGCGGCTGCACACCACCGACACCGAGATCAGCTACGACATCGGCACCGCACGACCGGCGCCGATCATCCGCGGCCCACAGACCTCACTCCTGGCCTGGTTGATGGGACGCGCCCAAGGCACCGACCTTGTCGTCAACGGAGCCTCGGAGCTACCCACACCACCGTTCCTCTACTGATCGACAGCCTCGGGGCGCCGAACACCTCGATCAACTCATCCACAGTTCTTGACCATTGCTCGGCATCCGCGTCGGCTCCGGGCCTGGCAACGGCAGGTTCTCCAGAGCACTGACAGTGGTTTGCGGGATTGCGCAATAATGAAAGTTAGCGGGGGCGATGCCCCGGTATCCAGGGAGGAAGGCTGTCCATGCCGCGCGGGGACTTTCGGCGAGTGCGTGATGCGAATCTGCGGTTGGGCGCCGCCCTGGCTGAAGTCGAAGGCGTCTACGCGGCGTTGCTGAGAGCAGGTTCCTCCCAAGCGCGCCCAAGACTTCAGGCCGATCTGGCACGCGCCGCCGGGCGCCTTGCGGCTCTGGCGGCTTTGCCGACGGAGACTCCGTCCCTGCCCGTTGTCGCACAACGCTCACGCCGAGGTCGGCGACGGGCCCTGGCTGAGCGTGGTGCTGCGTGGATCATCGCCAGGTACGGACGGAGTGAGCCATGAGGACGGGCCGGACCGGACGGTGCGTTAGCCGGCCTCCCATGCGATCCCTCACCCGTGAAATCACCCGGAGTTGATGCTTCCGGTTCGATTAGTTGCTAGATTGCGCAATCACGCAACTGAGATGGGGCGATACCGCATCTGCCCTTACACCGCCGCGTGTGCCTGGTCGTCATGCCCCTGGCGGCCTGACATGACGGGCCCGACCGTTCATGGGAGTGGGAGATGAGCGACCCGTGGGACGGCGCAGGCGGCCAAACCACGCGTAGCCGCACAAGCCCGGTGCTCGGACAGCGGACGGCTGAGAGTGACCGTAGGGGTCCTCACGGCGGTCGGGCGGCCACCCGTGCGGCCTCTCGCTCGCGTCAGGGGCGCGCAACGTCACGGCGCCGGGCCCGTCCGACGGGTCGCGGTAAACGGATCTTGAAGTTCCTAGCGACCAGCCTGTCGGCGCTCATCCTGGTCACGTCCGGTGTGGGCTGGTGGTTCTACGAGCACCTGAACGGCAACATCCACAGCGTCTCGCTGGACGGCAAGGGCGGCACCGAGAAGGCCGACGCCTTCGGCCGCACCCCGATCAACATCCTCGTGATGGGCTCGGACGGCCGTACCAGCGCGGAGGACTGCAAGCTCGGCGGCGGCTGCTCCAGGACGGGCGTGCAGACCGGCAACGGGAACGCGGACGTCGAGATGGTGGTGCACATCTCCGCCGACCGCTCCAACGCCACGGTGATGAGCATCCCCCGGGACACCATGACCAGGGTCCCGGCCTGCACGGACGCCGCCTCCGCCCAGTCCACGCCCGGCTACTACGGCCAGATCAACAGCGCCCTGGCATACGGCCCCGCCTGCCAGGTGGCCACCGTCCACCAGCTCACCGGCATCCCCATCGACCACTTCGTCAAGCTCGACTTCTCCGGCGTGGTGAAGATGTCGGACGCGGTCGGCGGTGTCTCCGTCTGCGTCAGCGACAACGTCTACGACACCTACTCGCACCTGAAGCTGTCCAAGGGCGACCACACCCTCCAGGGGCAGGCGGCGCTGGAGTTCGTCCGCTCCCGGCACGGCTTCGGCGACGGCAGCGACCTCGGCCGCACCACGACCCAGCACATCTTCCTCAGCGCGATGATCCGCAAGTTCAAGAGCGCGGGCACGCTGACCGACCCGACGGCGGTCTACGGCCTGGCCGACGCGGCCACCAAGGCGCTGACGGTGGACGACGGTCTGGGGACGGTGAAGAAGCTGATCTCGCTCGCCTCGGACGTGAACAAGGTGCCGGCGAAGCGGATGACGTTCACGACGATGCAGACGGCACCCGACCCGCACAACAAGGACCGGGTGGTGGTGGGCCCAGGCGCGAAGTCGCTGTTCTCGTCCATCGCCAACGACCAGTCCCTGACCACCGGGGACGGCAAGAAGGCCGCGGAAACCATGGCCACCGCCGCGGCCGTGCCCGCCTCGCAGATCGCCGTGACGGTGGAGAACGGCACCACGGTCACCGGCCGGGCCTCGGACATCGCGACCGCCCTGACCGACCAGGGCTTCAGCTCCGCGACGACCACGGCCAACGCCCCGAGCCCCGCGACCACCACCACGCTGACGTACGGCACCGGCCGGCAGGCGCAGGCGCAGACGGTCGCCAAGGCCCTCGGCCTGCCCTCCTCGCAGCTGAAGCAGGGCACCGGCACGGGCCTGACCCTGGTGATCGGCGCCGACTGGCCGAGCGGCACCGGTTTCCCGGCCGGTACCTCCTCGCCGGCGCCCGCCGACACGCACGCCGCGGTCTCCAACGCGCACGCCTCCACCGCCGACGAGGCCAAGACCTGTACCAAGGTCAGCCCCTACAGGACCGTCAGCCTCAACGGCGTGTCCATGACGCCATCCCAGGCGTACGCGGCGGCACGGAATGTGTCGGACTCCAGCTCCTGAGAGACCGGCGACGAATCCATCCATCGGTTATACAGTTGCGCAAGGCCGCAATCCAGGAAGAGGTTGGTGAGATGTTCCGCAATGGGCTGCAACCCTGGCAGCTTCTGCTCGTAGCGGTCGCCATCATCCTGCTCTCCGCGGCCAAGAAGCTGCCGGAGACCGCGCGCGGACTGGGCAGGTCTCTACGCAGCCTCAAGAGCGGGGCCAAGGCCATGAAGGGCGAGGACGTTATCCGATCCTCCGCCGCCGAGGATGGCGGTGCGTCCGCCGAGCCCGCGCTCCGGATCATCCGAGAGACCCCCACGGATACAGCGACGGGCCGTCCGGCCACCGAGCGCAACCGGGCTTGCTGAGTCGCGCTCCTGGGCAGGGCTCCTGCACCCGCAGGCGGTGTAGTCGTCACGTCAGCCATCGGCGGGCATGTCCCCTCATCCCGGCCGGCCGTGGGAGCCCGCCTCGAGGGTTGCGCGAAGGGTGGCCAGGGTTGAGGCAATGCGGGCCAGGTCGTCAGGGGGAACCGCCGCGGTCAGTGAGATCAGCTCGCTTTCGACGATGGGGCGGGAAGCGGACAACTGCTCCTCACCTGCGGACGTGAGGCGCAGGACGGACGAGCGGCGGTCATGGGGGTGCGCGACCCGCAGGCACCAGCCCGCAGCCACCAGCCGGTCGACCGCCTTGCTGACGGCCCCCACGGTGATCGCCAGTTCGCCGACGATGTCGAGCACGCGGCACCCCGGCACGCGATCGATGATCTCCAGAAGCTCGAACTGCCCCAGCCCCAGCCCTTGTTCGGCGCGCAACCGGGCGCTCACCGCGTTGTAGAGCCGGGTCTCGACGCGGACCAGATCAGTGAAGATCGGAGTGACGTGACTCACATTATCCTTCCAGTGGATTCCTGGGAATCATCTTCCTTGGAATCCGGTTAGGTCAGGCAGGTGGATTCCAAGGAATCCATCCTCGCACCCCGACCCATGGAGGCCCCACATGTCCCGACAGCAGCGCGACGCCCTGGACGCCCTACTCCGCTCCGCCCCTCGCAGCGAGATACGGCCCGCTCCCGAGGAGCAGCGCAGCGGTTTCGCCGCGACTGTCACCCGCCCCGCGCCGGAGGGCGTGGTCACCCGCAGGACCGTCCTGGGCGGGCGGCCGATACTGGAGCTGGAGCCGGCCGAAGCCTCCGGCCGCGGCCGACTGCTCTACCTGCACGGCGGCGGCTACGTCATCGGCTCACCGGAGACCCACGCCGGACTGGTCGGTGAACTGGCTCGCCGCGCCGGGCTGCGCACGACGTCGGTGGATTACCGGCTGGCGCCCGAGCACCCTTTCCCCGCGGCTGTCGACGACGGGCTCGCGGCCTACCGCGAGCTGCTGGCGTCGGGCACCGACCCACAGGACCTCGTCATGGCCGGTGACTCCGCCGGTGGCGGACTGAGCATCGCCACGCTGCTCGCAGCCCGGGACGCCGGACTGCCGCAACCAGCCGCCGTGGTCGTCTTCTCCCCCTGGGTCGACCTCACCCTCGCTGGGGGAAGCATCCGTTCCAAGGAGAGCGCCGACCCCATTTTCACAGAAGCCGACGTGCGCGACTACGCCGATCTCTACGTCGGCGCAGGCGACAGGGCGCATCCTCTGGCCAGCCCGGTGTTCGCCGACCTCACCGGACTGCCCCCACTCCTCGTGCAGGTCGGGGCGAACGAAGTACTCCTCGACGACGCGGTCCGGCTGGCCGGCCGCGCGGGCGCCGACGGCGTCGAGGTCACGCTCGAAGTCGGCCCCGGCCTCCCCCACGTCTTCCAGCACCACTACGGCCGCCTCGACGAGGCGGACGCCGCACTCGACCGCGCCGCACGCTTCCTCACCACCCACCTGGGCGCCCGGCGCCCGGGCGCCGACCATCTCGAACCGGTCCACTGACACCGATCCCGGCGGCCTCCACGTGATGTCGACGACGGCCGCAGGAGCACCATCGCCGACATCGCGGGTTCCATCTCAGTAAAGTAAGTTCAACGTCCCTGCGGGATCAGGCGTGGACCACTTCGCGTACGCGCGTCCTTCGCCGGTAGGGAGTCACACCGGGGTCGGCAGGTCCATGAGCGCGTGTCCGGCCGGGTCGGCAGATGGGCGCGATCAACCTGGAGATCGCGCTGGCCAAGGACTGGTCTGCCAAGACCATGTCCGCTCGGATCAGAGGCTTCACGTTCGTCACCTGTGCTGCCGCGCTCCACGTCCCACACCACGTCGTCGAGTTCCTCGCCCGGTTGCCGGCCGCCCATCGGCGCGGGATCGGCACGCCGAAGGGCTCTCGAGCCCTGGGCCCGTTCCACCAGGCGGTACTGGTGCTGCGCCGGTTCCGGGAACACGGCTGCATGTACTGCCTGGCCCGGGACGCCGGGACCTCGCAGGCCACCGGTTACCGCTCCCTCCATGAGGGCATCGGTGTGCTGACCACCCAAGCTCCTGAACTGCACGAGGTGTTGGCCCTCTGCCGCGCCAGGGGGATGACACACGTGGTGCTGGACGGCACGCTGATCGCCTGCGGCCGGCTGGCCGGGGCCCGGGGGCCGGGAGAACGGCAACGACCTGTGGTTCTCCCAGAAGCACAAGAGCTTCGGCGGCAACATTCAGTTCCTGTCCGCGCCGGACGGCACCCCGTTGTGGGTCTCCGACGTCGAGCCGGGTTCCACCCCGGACATCACCTCTGTCCGTATCCACGTGCTGCCCGCGCCGTACAAAGCCGCCGCCGACGGGCTTCCCGCGCTCGCCGACAAGGCCTACACCGGCCCTGGCATCGGCATTCGCGCGCCCGTACGCCGCCCCGAAGGCCGCTCCGAGACCGCCCTGGATCGAGGAACCCGCTCCACGGATGCGCTGATCAGACACGTGAGGGCGCGCGGCGAGCGGACCGCGGCGGAACTGGAGGAACGCCGGCGAGCCCTCAAGCACGTCACCCTCAGCCCCAGCACAATCGGCGACATAGCCCGCGCCGCACTTGTTCTCGACGGCCAGTGGAAATGATCTCCGAGAGAACCTCACTGGCCGACCCGTTCTTCCCGGGGCTCGGCGGACGAGCCTGCCAGGTCGCGTCTTCAAATGATCTTGAGTAGTGGATCACGGTTGGGTGATACGTCGCCATGAACTGTCCGATGCCGAGTGGGAGTTCGTCCGACCGCTGCTGCCCGCGTCCTTGCGGGGGCGGAAGAGGTTGGACGACCGAAGGGTCCTCAACGGGATCGTGTGGAAGTTCCGCACCGGGAGCCTGGCGGGATGTGCCCGAGCGGTACGGGCCGCGGGCCACGCTGCACACCCGCTTCCGGCGGTGGGCGGCAGACGGCACCTTCGAGCGGACCCCTCAAGGCCGCCCAGGCGCAGGCGGACGCAGTGGGGGGAGGTCGACTGGCTGGTGTCGGTCGACTCCACCATCGTCCGCGCCCACCAGCACGCCGCCGGGGCCCGAAAAGGGGGGGCTTTTCAGCCCCGGCCTCGGACGCTCCCGAGGCGGCCTGACCAGCAGGATTCATCTCCCTTGCGACGCGTTCCGCCGCCCGCTCGCGTTCGTCGTCACGGGCGGCAACACCAACGACTGCACCCAGTTCACCGCCGTGATGGAAGCGATACGGGTGCCCCGTATCGGCCCGGGACGGCCGTGCGCGCGGCGCGCCCATGTCCTGGGCGACAAGGGCTACAGCTCCAAAGCCATCCGCACCTGGCTGCGACGGCGCGGCATCGGCCACACCATCCCCGAGCGGGCCGACCAAGTCCGCAACCGGCTCCGGCGCGGCAGCCACGGCGGGCGGCCGCCGGCCTTCGACAAGCAACTCTACAAGCGTCGCAACATCGTGGAACGGTGCTTCACCCGCTTGAAGCAGTGGCGCGGCATCGCGACCCGGTACGACAAGACCGCCGAGTCCTACCAAGCAGCCGTCACCCTCGCATCACTCCTGATGTGGGCGTGACATTTGACGACAACTCCTAGCGCGCCACGCGGTGGCGGAGGTAGACGACTCTTGAGCTGAACGTGCGGGTCTCGACGAGTTCGAGATCCACCCGGCGCTCGTGCTGAGGGAAGAACGGAATGCCACCGCCAACCAGCACCGGGTGGACCATGGC
This region includes:
- a CDS encoding DUF6884 domain-containing protein — protein: MTTNDHLDYFKSRLVVIPCGSRKLGSPARSADMYLGSYHRACRKAADALQPDLLLILSARHGLLDLDDVIEPYDTPHGAADAVTSQVLLEQATVRDIVGLDPVVALGGARHISLVRSVWPHVHTPLAGTRGMGEQMARLAALREGRGLPLT
- a CDS encoding SDR family NAD(P)-dependent oxidoreductase translates to MLEANVQGLLYITHAALPHLLRAGEDLPRGVADLVNISSTAGRVARPGTAVYNLTKFGVNGFTEALRQEVMQKHVRVSVVEPGTVDTELSTHLRDGVRQAIERQIQGVELLRPEDIADTVSYILTRDGRVAVNEVLVRASQQTW
- a CDS encoding DinB family protein → MNADYTPAQWPTGFVRDMLGRVVASFTARGDAPAMRLHTTDTEISYDIGTARPAPIIRGPQTSLLAWLMGRAQGTDLVVNGASELPTPPFLY
- a CDS encoding MarR family winged helix-turn-helix transcriptional regulator, with the translated sequence MSHVTPIFTDLVRVETRLYNAVSARLRAEQGLGLGQFELLEIIDRVPGCRVLDIVGELAITVGAVSKAVDRLVAAGWCLRVAHPHDRRSSVLRLTSAGEEQLSASRPIVESELISLTAAVPPDDLARIASTLATLRATLEAGSHGRPG
- a CDS encoding class I SAM-dependent methyltransferase, encoding MNTGSAQERLLSDQCAYYSALAPDYLDQLLDLPGGAELAEALDVFRPAGSVLELACGPGTWTSQLLRHASDVTAVDASPEMLAIAASRVADGAQVRFVEADLFAWEPDRRYDVVFMGCWLSHVPAGRFDSFWSLVTAALAPQGRVFFVDDHYRTPEELVEGPASSTIQRRTPDGTAYRIVKVPYEPAELERRLRELGWDITVTPTAGPFYWGSGNRTGES
- a CDS encoding alpha/beta hydrolase, with the protein product MSRQQRDALDALLRSAPRSEIRPAPEEQRSGFAATVTRPAPEGVVTRRTVLGGRPILELEPAEASGRGRLLYLHGGGYVIGSPETHAGLVGELARRAGLRTTSVDYRLAPEHPFPAAVDDGLAAYRELLASGTDPQDLVMAGDSAGGGLSIATLLAARDAGLPQPAAVVVFSPWVDLTLAGGSIRSKESADPIFTEADVRDYADLYVGAGDRAHPLASPVFADLTGLPPLLVQVGANEVLLDDAVRLAGRAGADGVEVTLEVGPGLPHVFQHHYGRLDEADAALDRAARFLTTHLGARRPGADHLEPVH
- a CDS encoding twin-arginine translocase TatA/TatE family subunit, with the translated sequence MRKAAIQEEVGEMFRNGLQPWQLLLVAVAIILLSAAKKLPETARGLGRSLRSLKSGAKAMKGEDVIRSSAAEDGGASAEPALRIIRETPTDTATGRPATERNRAC
- a CDS encoding LCP family protein, which codes for MSDPWDGAGGQTTRSRTSPVLGQRTAESDRRGPHGGRAATRAASRSRQGRATSRRRARPTGRGKRILKFLATSLSALILVTSGVGWWFYEHLNGNIHSVSLDGKGGTEKADAFGRTPINILVMGSDGRTSAEDCKLGGGCSRTGVQTGNGNADVEMVVHISADRSNATVMSIPRDTMTRVPACTDAASAQSTPGYYGQINSALAYGPACQVATVHQLTGIPIDHFVKLDFSGVVKMSDAVGGVSVCVSDNVYDTYSHLKLSKGDHTLQGQAALEFVRSRHGFGDGSDLGRTTTQHIFLSAMIRKFKSAGTLTDPTAVYGLADAATKALTVDDGLGTVKKLISLASDVNKVPAKRMTFTTMQTAPDPHNKDRVVVGPGAKSLFSSIANDQSLTTGDGKKAAETMATAAAVPASQIAVTVENGTTVTGRASDIATALTDQGFSSATTTANAPSPATTTTLTYGTGRQAQAQTVAKALGLPSSQLKQGTGTGLTLVIGADWPSGTGFPAGTSSPAPADTHAAVSNAHASTADEAKTCTKVSPYRTVSLNGVSMTPSQAYAAARNVSDSSS
- a CDS encoding ester cyclase encodes the protein MAQQANIAAQTAFAEAVITGHLDALDALVAPDSVDHDPAPGQAQGPEGYKAMFNELRAAFPDLHVEVEHLLATDDEVAFAYMISGTHLGPLMGRSATGKKVSYRGMQISRFDSDGKLVERWGSSDELGMLRQLGLADA
- a CDS encoding nuclear transport factor 2 family protein, which produces MASSICSHSPSGEPQEVASYFTEDAVFQGLHPYAVGRQGVTAYYDSQPLDLTAEYRALEARQLAEGVLLGYLGVDFSFTDRPTLEVTLSVVLRRVADEWLITHYQMSKLN